A stretch of Telopea speciosissima isolate NSW1024214 ecotype Mountain lineage chromosome 11, Tspe_v1, whole genome shotgun sequence DNA encodes these proteins:
- the LOC122646499 gene encoding receptor-like protein kinase HSL1: protein MSKICLPSIRIPLPLFLLLILSLPFLVISQNSNSELSILLKLKQSWGNPSSLQHWNSSSDPCRWPEIYCSGGSVTELYLKSTGIAEQIPPFICNLKELTLIDLSYNNIPGEFPTLLYNCSNLNYLDLSQNLFIGTIPADINKLSGVQYLNLGANNFTGNIPPAIGLLSNLQHLFLDYNLFNGSFPPEIGNLANLESLVMSGNPFTAAKIPVEFMQLKKLKTFLMVTTNLIGEIPETIGELAELELLDLSNNNLNGTIPSGLLLLKNLTHLYLYFNHLSGEIPSTIETVNLSYIDISVNRLIGRIPEDFGKLQNLTYFDMYGNQLSGEIPAGLGRIATLQEIRLFWNNLTGVLPPELGLHSKLQTLEVDNNRLTGSLPENLCAGGVFIGVSAYSNNFTGGLPKSFANCSTLTTVKIYRNRFSGMIPGSFWSSESLSTLMIQDNWFSGELPSELAGNLSRLEISNNRFSGRIPSKISASRNLQVFTASNNLFSGNIPSGLADLLQLNTLCLDGNNLSGPIPSGIVSWKYLTTLNFSRNQLSGQIPSQIGLLPDLNSLDLSQNELSGDIPTEIGLLRLTYLNLSSNQLTGKIPSAFENQAYDESFLNNPSLCADNHNLNLQSCKLISKGSKTLSSRLLAILLGLAGVMFIVIVLSTLFLIRDFRRRKLRNELATWKVTSFQRLGFTESDILFNLTESNLIGSGGSGKVYRVPLNHAGEAVAVKKIWNCKISDQKHKEFEAEVQILGTIRHSSIVKLLCCISNENSKLLVYEYLENRSLDRWLHNKNGGSIRSGSVHPAVLDWPTRLQIAVGSAQGLCYMHHDCSPPIIHRDVKSSNILLDSEFKARIADFGLAKLLLKPGEPNTMSVAVAGSFGYIAPEFGYTTKVNEKIDVYSFGVVLLELATGREANGGDEHGCLAEWAWRHFQDGKSIIDALDERIKEPCNLDEMSVVFKLGLICTGTLPSTRPSMKDVLQILVRCDHLSTHGEKAIKSERDIAPLLGTTKYLSSYKGSRNKRSSDDGDIDSLGCNV, encoded by the exons ATGTCAAAAATATGCTTACCTTCTATTAGAATTCCTCTACCTCTGTTCCTTCTCCTCATCCTCTCCTTACCCTTCCTTGTAATATCACAGAACTCCAACTCAGAACTCTCCATCTTACTGAAACTCAAGCAATCCTGGGGAAATCCCTCATCACTCCAACACTGGAACTCTTCAAGCGACCCCTGCAGATGGCCGGAAATCTACTGCTCCGGCGGTTCAGTCACAGAACTCTACCTCAAGAGCACAGGCATCGCCGAACAAATTCCACCGTTCATCTGCAACCTCAAGGAGCTGACCCTTATCGACCTCTCCTACAACAACATCCCTGGAGAATTCCCAACCCTTCTCTACAACTGCTCCAATCTCAACTACCTCGACCTCTCTCAAAACCTCTTCATCGGTACAATTCCTGCCGACATCAATAAGCTCTCCGGTGTCCAATATCTCAACCTCGGAGCCAACAATTTCACTGGTAATATTCCGCCGGCGATCGGGTTGTTATCGAATTTGCAGCATCTGTTTCTCGATTATAATCTCTTCAATGGCTCTTTCCCACCGGAAATCGGGAATTTGGCGAACCTCGAATCTCTTGTTATGTCTGGCAATCCGTTCACTGCGGCAAAAATTCCAGTGGAGTTCATGCAGTTGAAAAAGTTAAAGACGTTTTTAATGGTGACAACCAATTTGATTGGAGAGATTCCGGAGACAATTGGTGAATTGGCGGAGCTAGAATTGTTGGATCTATCGAATAACAACTTGAATGGAACGATCCCAAGTGGGTTGCTTCTATTGAAGAATTTAACTCATTTGTATCTTTATTTTAACCATTTGTCTGGTGAGATACCGAGTACCATCGAAACTGTAAATTTGAGCTACATAGATATCTCCGTCAACAGATTGATCGGAAGGATACCGGAAGATTTTGGAAAGTTGCAGAACTTGACGTATTTTGATATGTATGGAAACCAATTGTCCGGTGAGATTCCGGCGGGTTTAGGCCGAATTGCGACGCTGCAAGAAATCCGGCTCTTCTGGAACAACTTGACTGGTGTTCTTCCTCCTGAATTAGGCCTTCATTCAAAGCTTCAAACTCTTGAGGTGGACAACAACCGCCTTACTGGGAGCTTGCCGGAAAATCTATGTGCAGGTGGGGTTTTTATCGGCGTTTCGGCTTATTCAAATAACTTCACCGGAGGATTGCCAAAATCGTTTGCGAATTGCAGTACTTTGACGACGGTAAAGATTTACAGGAATAGGTTTTCCGGCATGATTCCGGGATCTTTCTGGTCGTCGGAGAGTTTGTCGACTTTGATGATACAGGACAACTGGTTTTCTGGCGAGCTTCCGAGCGAGCTTGCGGGGAATTTATCGCGATTGGAGATAAGCAACAATAGGTTCTCCGGCAGAATTCCTTCAAAAATCTCTGCTTCAAGGAATCTTCAGGTCTTCACCGCAAGTAACAATCTCTTTTCCGGAAATATTCCCTCAGGTTTAGCAGACTTACTTCAACTTAATACTCTTTGTCTTGATGGGAATAATCTTTCTGGTCCAATTCCATCTGGGATAGTTTCTTGGAAGTATCTGACCACATTGAATTTTAGTAGAAATCAACTCTCTGGCCAAATCCCATCTCAGATTGGGTTATTGCCTGATCTCAACAGTCTCGACTTATCGCAAAATGAATTATCCGGCGATATTCCGACTGAAATTGGCCTCTTGAGGCTCACTTACCTCAACCTTTCTTCAAATCAACTCACAGGAAAGATCCCATCTGCATTTGAAAACCAGGCATATGATGAAAGCTTCTTGAACAACCCAAGCCTCTGTGCTGATAACCACAACCTAAACCTTCAGTCCTGCAAATTGATCTCCAAAGGTTCGAAAACTTTATCGTCCCGATTACTTGCCATACTTCTAGGTCTCGCAGGGGTTATGTTTATTGTTATTGTTCTATCCACCCTGTTCTTGATCAGAGACTTCAGGAGGAGAAAGCTAAGAAATGAGCTTGCTACATGGAAAGTCACCTCATTTCAGAGGTTGGGCTTCACAGAATCAGACATCTTGTTCAATTTGACTGAGAGTAATCTAATTGGCAGTGGTGGGTCGGGGAAAGTTTATCGTGTTCCTCTCAATCATGCTGGCGAAGCTGTTGCTGTTAAGAAGATATGGAATTGCAAAATTTCAGATCAGAAGCATAAGGAATTCGAAGCAGAGGTTCAGATATTGGGAACAATTCGACATTCCAGCATAGTGAAGTTGTTGTGCTGTATCTCAAATGAGAACTCGAAGCTTCTTGTTTATGAATACTTGGAGAATAGGAGCTTGGATCGATGGCTCCACAACAAGAACGGAGGATCGATACGGTCTGGTTCAGTCCATCCTGCTGTTTTGGATTGGCCTACTAGGTTGCAGATTGCTGTTGGATCCGCACAAGGGCTTTGTTACATGCACCATGATTGCTCTCCGCCGATAATTCATCGTGATGTCAAGTCAAGCAACATACTACTAGACTCTGAATTCAAGGCAAGGATCGCAGATTTCGGGCTTGCCAAGCTGTTGCTTAAGCCAGGGGAGCCTAACACAATGTCTGTTGCCGTCGCCGGTTCTTTTGGCTACATTGCTCCAG AATTTGGATACACAACCAAAGTGAATGAGAAGATTGATGTCTACAGCTTTGGAGTGGTGCTGCTGGAATTGGCAACAGGAAGAGAAGCCAACGGTGGAGATGAGCATGGTTGTCTGGCTGAGTGGGCATGGCGTCACTTCCAAGATGGCAAATCGATCATCGATGCCCTTGATGAGAGGATTAAGGAACCTTGTAATTTGGATGAGATGAGTGTGGTCTTCAAACTCGGCCTCATCTGTACCGGTACATTACCTTCTACTAGGCCTTCTATGAAGGATGTGCTACAAATACTGGTACGATGTGACCATCTTAGCACCCATGGAGAGAAGGCAATCAAGAGTGAGCGCGACATTGCTCCTCTTCTCGGCACTACTAAGTATCTGTCAAGTTACAAGGGCAGTCGGAATAAGAGATCTTCTGATGATGGTGATATTGATAGTTTGGGATGTAATGTGTGA